The following coding sequences lie in one Xiphias gladius isolate SHS-SW01 ecotype Sanya breed wild chromosome 24, ASM1685928v1, whole genome shotgun sequence genomic window:
- the LOC120786327 gene encoding ATPase family AAA domain-containing protein 2-like isoform X3 produces the protein MFDGIGTNATRSVLKRMDNMKKKRRLSNNKEGKIYSKAQRRRTPVPPQRELNDGEEKNVDEEDSRQEVAADEDSNCSVNQNFDAKLSRASSLYQGPSSEFPRGTFRISASGPNTTRRGAFRPTKSAWSNHSDEDNDSDDEERNSKKASGSCRPLGLRTEDLLGTRRDKMNAGAGLADIDPMAIDQSVGFDSIGGLSGHISALKEMVVFPLLYPEVFDNFKIQPPRGCLFYGPPGTGKTLVARALANECSHGNRKVAFFMRKGADCLSKWVGESERQLRLLFEQAYQMRPSIIFFDEIDGLAPVRSSRQDQIHSSIVSTLLALMDGLDSRGEVVVIGATNRLDSIDPALRRPGRFDREFLFGLPDRESRKEILNIHTRQWKPPPSEDFLDELAEKCVGYCGADIRAVCTEAALCALRRRYPQIYGTSQKLLLDVSSIAVSCCDFVAAMRKMSPASQRSAASPAKPLSPVVHPLLGAALRDILDALQRLFPHAEQGMKRKREPDLTSGILDDGLMYGGDEGSSTSSISTPSTTKSRNFLHFARSAVKQPTSHRPRVLLAGRPGAGQTSHLAPAVLHALERFTVHSLDSALLFGVSSTSPEEACAQVFCEAKRTSPSILYIPHIQQWWETAGPPLRASFLSLLGSIPSFSPILLLATCNVPHPQLDPEIQSLFREEYGEVYTISVPTQQERTDFFQDLILSQAAEAPPSKKKALTQPTEILPLAPLPPPRQLSEQERLHLEEQEEDVLRELRLFLRNVTERLTLDRRFKAFTKPVDIEEVPDYLMVIKKPMDFSTLLTNIDEHKYVTVNEFMSDADLIWQNALEYNPDSDPMDRHIRHRACALKDTVRAIIRDELDEDFERVCEEIKESQIKRASSCVAEADPDQAGGFGSAGFTRNSPRPQPRKKKRYRQTRKSKWSTGVIKKTKKKKPPVPASSVSSSMSSKASSESGPEENRVTNGSADPSSSTTSEGSDGEQSQLTVTMNGYHHNINGVAGIRNGVLMNGYHHPEPLDPRPDDSMPTGNLNFRHRTQTPKTPPDLETMVNGVYLSRLGLYAQVGPLILAV, from the exons CGCGACCAGGTCTGTCCTGAAGAGGATGGAcaacatgaagaagaagaggcggCTCAGTAACAACAAAGAGGGA AAGATCTACTCTAAAGCCCAGAGAAGGAGAACACCAGTACCACCACAGAGAGAGCTCAATGACGGCgaggaaaaaaatg TCGATGAAGAGGACAGCAGGCAGGAAGTGGCTGCAGATGAAGACAGCAACTGCAGCGTTAACCAGAACTTTGATGCCAAATTGAGCAGAGCCTCTTCGCTCTACCAGGGACCCAGCAGTG AATTCCCGAGAGGAACCTTCAGGATCAGTGCCTCTGGACCAAACACAACCCGCAGAGGAGCATTCAG ACCCACTAAGAGTGCATGGTCGAATCACTCTGATGAAGACAACGACTCTGATGATGAAGAGCGAAACAGCAAAAAAGCCTCTGGCAG CTGTCGGCCGCTGGGCCTGCGTACAGAGGATCTTCTGGGGACTCGCAGAGACAAAATGAACGCAGGAGCAGGTCTGGCAGACATCGATCCCATGGCCATCGACCAATCG GTGGGATTTGACAGCATCGGGGGTCTGTCGGGCCACATCTCGGCTCTGAAGGAGATGGTCGTCTTCCCGCTTCTCTACCCCGAGGTCTTTGACAATTTCAAGATCCAGCCTCCCAg AGGTTGTCTGTTTTACGGTCCTCCTGGGACGGGGAAAACGCTGGTTGCCCGGGCGCTGGCCAACGAGTGTAGCCACGGCAACAGAAAGGTGGCCTTCTTCATGAGGAAGGGAGCCGACTGCCTCAGCAAGTGGGTGGGCGAGTCGGAGCGTCAGCTGCGGCTGCTGTTTGAGCAG GCGTATCAGATGCGTCCGTCCATCATCTTCTTCGATGAGATTGATGGCCTGGCTCCGGTCCGATCCAGCAGACAGGATCAGATACACAG CTCCATCGTGTCGACGCTCCTGGCTCTGATGGACGGTTTGGACAGTCGAGGTGAAGTTGTGGTGATCGGAGCAACAAACCGGCTGGACTCCATTGATCCAGCGCTGCGACGGCCCGGACGCTTTGACAGGGAGTTCCTCTTTGGCCTTCCGGACAGAGAG TCTCGTAAAGAGATTCTGAATATCCACACCAGGCAGTGGAAACCTCCTCCATCTGAAGATTTTCTGGACGAACTAGCTGAGAAATGTGTCG gttaCTGTGGTGCTGACATCAGGGCGGTGTGCACCGAGGCGGCGCTGTGCGCTCTGCGTCGCCGCTACCCGCAGATCTACGGCACCTCCCAGAAGCTTCTGCTGGACGTTTCTTCCATCGCCGTCAGCTGCTGCGACTTTGTGGCGGCCATGAGGAAGATGTCACCGGCCTCACAGCGTTCCGCTGCTTCGCCAGCCAAACCCCTGTCACCTGTGGTTCACCCGCTGCTGGGCGCCGCCCTGCGGGACATCCTGGACGCGCTGCAGAGGCTGTTTCCTCACGCTGAGCAGGgcatgaagaggaagagggagccAG ACCTGACCTCTGGTATCCTTGACGACGGCCTGATGTACGGAGGAGACGAGGGCTCCAGCACATCCAGCATCTCCACACCCTCCACCACCAAGAGCAGAAACTTCCTGCACTTTGCCAG GAGTGCAGTGAAACAACCGACGTCTCACCGTCCCAGGGTGCTCCTGGCAGGACGCCCCGGTGCCGGTCAAACCTCTCACCTGGCTCCTGCAGTTCTGCACGCTTTGGAGCGTTTCACCGTCCACAGCCTGGACTCTGCGTTGCTGTTTGGAGTCAGCAGCACCTCACCAGAAGAAGCCTGCGCCCAG GTGTTCTGTGAGGCCAAGCGGACATCTCCCAGCATCCTCTACATCCCCCACATCCAGCAGTGGTGGGAGACTGCAGGGCCCCCGCTAAGGGCCTCTTTTCTCAGCCTGCTGGGCAGCATACCCTCCTTCTCCCCCATCCTGCTCCTCGCCACCTGCAACGTCCCCCACCCACAGCTGGACCCAGAG atTCAGTCCCTGTTTCGGGAGGAGTACGGGGAGGTTTACACCATCAGTGTTCCCACCCAGCAAGAGAGGACCGACTTCTTCCAGGACCTCATTCTGAGCCAGGCTGCTGAGGCTCCGCCCTCCAAGAAAAAAGCTC tgaCTCAGCCCACGGAGATCCTCCCCCTGGCTCCCCTACCTCCCCCTCGCCAGCTGTCGGAGCAGGAGCGCCTCCAtctggaggagcaggaggaggacgTGCTGCGAGAGCTCCGCCTCTTCCTGCGTAACGTCACCGAGCGTCTGACTCTCGACCGCCGCTTCAAGGCCTTCACCAAACCGGTCGACATAGAGGAG GTCCCAGACTACCTGATGGTAATCAAGAAGCCCATGGACTTCTCCACGCTGCTGACCAACATTGACGAACACAAGTATGTCACCGTCAACGAGTTCATGTCAGACGCAGACCTCATCTGGCAGAACGCCCTCGAGTACAACCCGGACAGCGACCCCATGG aTCGTCATATCCGTCATCGTGCGTGTGCTCTAAAGGACACAGTTCGAGCCATCATCAGAGACGAGCTGGACGAAGACTTTGAGAGAGTCTGCGAGGAGATCAAAGAGTCTCAAATCAAGAGAG CTTCTTCCTGCGTGGCTGAGGCCGACCCAGACCAGGCTGGTGGCTTCGGCAGTGCGGGTTTCACCAGGAACAGCCCCCGACCTCAAC CTCGCAAGAAAAAGCGTTACAGACAGACCCGAAAATCCAAGTGGAGCACCGGTGTCATtaagaaaaccaagaaaaagaaGCCGCCAGTACCTGCATCGTCCGTCTCTTCCTCTATGTCCTCCAAGGCCAGCTCAGAATCAGGCCCAGAGGAAAACAGAGTGACCAACGGCTCTGCTGATCCAAGCTCATCCACCACGTCGGAGGGCAGCGACGGGGAGCAGAGCCAGCTGACAGTCACCATGAATGGGTATCACCACAACATAAATGGTGTCGCAGGGATCCGAAATGGAGTCCTCATGAATGGGTACCACCATCCTGAGCCACTTGACCCTCGGCCAGATGACAGCATGCCCACAGGGAATCTGAACTTCAGGCATCGAACCCAGACCCCAAAGACTCCCCCAGACCTGGAGACAATGGTGAACGGGGTTTATTTGAGCAGATTAGGTCTGTATGCCCAGGTTGGACCCCTAATCCTGGCAGTGTGA